GTCGTATCAAATCTATTTTTTATTTTGTTAGGGTATCAAATCTATTTATTTAGGTACTTGAGTTAAGGGCATAGCGAAGAGAACAACCGGCCGATTGCGTTGGATTACCCTTCTCGCATGCAATATCTATCCATTTAATTGCTTGCCAACATTCATATTGTCTATTTATTGAGAATATCACAGATGAAACAAGAAAATAATTCAATTGATACGGGCAGATAGGCAGGAACAAACATTCTTCTTCCTTGGTCCTTCTCGGCCGCGGTCTCCATCTCACCATATAGAGGACGACCGCGGTCCATATGGTAGAGCTGATTAGAACACATATATTGTCCCATTTACAACACACATCAACCAAGCATCCATCAGATCATCGATCTCAGGTCCATGGACAAGCACAAGAGTCGCACGCGTGCACCAGCCTTGCTGCTCCCTATGCTGTTTCTCGCGTGTTTTCCCCTTTACGCTCAATGTAAGTCGCATGCACTAGCTAGCACATGCGCCATGAAGCCATTGCTTCCTAAATTTCTGTTTTGTGGCTCGCTCAACAGGCCGCCTCATCGAGGGCACGGGCGACGACAAGATCAATATACCGGGCGGGCTCTGCGTTCATCATAGAGACTGCAAACCGGGCAATTGTTGCTTCTGGTGCCTAGTGCTGGATCTGTGCTATGCATCAATCGGCGAGTGCAAGAAAGAGTGCCAAGGCCACATCGACGCGCGCCTCTTTAACCTTCCGTCGCCGTCAAATTGAGTTCCTTGATCTTGAACCGGCAACCTGTTCGAGCAGGACTAGTGGTCTAATTTGTTGTATTCTTTTGAAGTCGCCGGTAGTTGTTCTAATAATAAGAATATATATCTCAACGATTTGTTTCAATTTCTTATTAGGGAAATCTCTAATTATCAAGTTTGTTTGTTGTCCATGCTTTGGTTGTTCGTATCCTCGTTTACTTTTGTCAAcacgttttttttttttgcaagaagcttccaatCTATGTATCTTCAATTATGACAGTACAAAGAACaacagaggtaataaaaattacaaccatttCATGGACCATCTAGCGGCGCTCTACAAGCACCGGAGCGAGAACCGACGATTTGCACAGCAAATGTATAGAATTAATTAAGCCAATGGAGAAAACAAAATTGCGGTCAGCCGAGCCGTACTCATACATACAGAATCAATCAAGGAAATTAAACCAGCTTAATTGACAAGAGCCGTCCTAATTTTGCTACTTGCTGGCATGGTCGAGGAGCACCTCCAGGACAGCCATGCACTTCTCCGCTTGGTTGCCCGACGAGATGGCGTCGACCGTCCTCTTTGGTTCCCCTTGACGACACTTTTCTCTCTTTGCTCTCTTTATAGAGAACTCCAGTAGGGAGGGAATTAACAccttcctttcctttcctttccttccGAGGTTAAGCAAAGAAACCAGCCGAGCCAGCCCACCCCAGCGGCCAAAATTTATTGCCTTCCCCCTCCCTTCCTCCCCCACCTCCTCCCCCGCTCCAGCGCCCCTCGCATCGCCTCTCGCTCCCTCGCTCGCCGCGGGCCTCGCCGAGACGAACCCTCCCGCCGACGCCGCGCCGCCCGATCCGGGAGCCGCCCAGATCCGCCTCGCGGGCGACGGCAATGGCGtagcgcgcgcgcgccgggcacccGGGACGCGATGGGCCGCCGCGGAGGGCTCCTCTTCCTCCTgctgcggctgctcctgctcctccccgccgccgcctccgcgctccACGGTATGCTTGTCCACtcgcttccttccttccttgctccGCTTGCTTGGTTTCGGACCGCGCTCCCGCTGGGTTGGGTTTGGTTTGGGGAGTTcgggcgggcggggcggggcggggcggggttgGTGGCTCGCTCTGCTCCGCGGCCGCGCTTGTGTTGCGCGCTCCGAGTGGGTTGCGGTGGGGTGGGGTTTGGAGGGACGGAGGGCGTGGGGATGCTTGCGCCCGTGGCCGTGGGGGCGGCATTTTCGGTTCGAATTTCAGCTCCTCGACACTAGCCTATAAGCTGGTGCACCTGTAGGCCGCCATCCCGGCCAGCATGTGCGCATCTGCGTCTTTGCTCTCTTTGATGGGCGAGAGGTTGGAGAAGCACGGATCGGGATATGGTGTGTCAGCGCAGGCCCAAGCGCATGCGGCCACACacatagggcgtgtttggttgccgtcgCGCACAGTACCCGCGTTGCATACACATCTCCACTCGGCCTGGCTCTAGAAAAACAGCCTCATATGCGACATCTgcgagttgtttggttgcctgcatatggaTTGCCTGCATTAGGAGATCAACTTTGgcacgttgtttggttgcctgcattgtctcGGCGCATGCAACTATAcgctgtttggttgcccgcatgaggtatgattaagagctagcacttgcacttagcacacagggttaagagatagcagaggaagtgggagaagaaatgcagtgtgcgccggaccatggcgactgcggtggatAGTGGCCGTGGCGCCGTGTCCGACATGACAAGCATGGAGTCGTGGACGAGCGACCCTGTAGGCGGCATGGCGAGCGACACCGTCGgcgaactagttgcggtgctcgcgcaaagacagtCGACAGAGGAGGAGAATGCAATGTCGTCGCCATGGTATCGTCAGTGCagtggacgagagaggaggccgagatgatcaACACCGGAAatgactccagtgtagtagggcgagagagaggaggccaagatgatcgaccccgtcggcggcgcggcgaactgcagtgtgcacggaggcagaggacacaagaaagcagtgtgcgcgccattgcaacgtcagtgcagtaggaggacaacagagagtaggccgagatgagcgacgccggaaacgactctagtgtagtaggacgtgggcaaggagatcaagaggaaaggcttcggcgttgagagggacgaataggagggctttgagcagaggacagaggagctcgacatggcggcgtcCGTGCATTAGACTGCTGCTCAAAGAGAGATGAAGCTACGATCGTCGAAACCAAAAACTTATAACACGGATGTTGTGAGGAACTGGGAGATTAGGCTgctggtcaaaggaaatttcaaacgaTCGATCGTGCGCAacgaatctgacaaaattcgtcAAGAACAGCTTCAAACGGGAAGATGAAATTAAGAATTTACGACCGACGAAACTACGAACCAATCGCCTAAATGGAACCgtagcatcgaggtgcatctttttcgtgtagagcttacctcGAATCGAAACACTGTTGTGTAGATCGGAAGGGGCTAGGAAGAATAGAATTAGAGGGAAGGTTATTGGAGGTAGGAGAAGATAAGCACACACAGGCTGCATACCAGCTCGTATCCCACCCATCTCTCCTCGTGCAAGTGGCCCACCTTGTGCGCTCGTCTAAGCCTGGCTCGCTAGAAACTGTCGTCTGAGTGTTCCCAGCGAGTTAGGCCCAAGTGTGCTTTAAGGTTCGTGCCATGCGGGCCGCACAGTAGACACAGGCAACCAAACGGGCCACTTTCTTTCCGCGCGGGCCAGGCTGGGcctaatgcgggcaaccaaacacgcccatagTATACTGCCATATATAGTATAGATCTTTGCCCACACACGCCTGCTCCCCGggcgtgtgcccatccgtgctcccgcgtacgtggctttatttgattggaacaaaataacgCCCGGCCCCACCCTTAAAATCAGGGggtgattagattagaaaggaaaaaaaaaaagaCAACCGTAGAATAAAATGGGAGTACAGATGGGAGCATGGGAAAGAGCGGACAAGCCGGTTCGTGCTCAAATGCCTGGCTAACTAATGTtagcttctttctttcttttttggcaTTTAAGCTTGTGACCCTCGATTAGTCTATTGTAGCTAGGTAGCATCTTAAATTATTATTAATTAAACGTACGTAGATACGTGCGTGCACAATGGGTGAAAGCTTTACTTATTGTACAACATTAAAACCGGGCACCTTCAGAACCCTCCCGCGCACTAGACAGTCCATTTTCGCGATCACACATTTATCTGGTCGTTCAATCTGATTGGACAACAATCCGCGTCGGTCAACCGATCAGGGCTCCTGATCGGTCACCTTAAGAGTTGTCCGATCGTAGCGTACGCCTATGATCGAAGCATGTCTTCTCTGTCTGTGTAATGCACCACGCTTCAGTGAAAAAATTGCGGTTCGACAGGCAGAATTGAGAGGACCAAATGGCGAAGGGAACTCTTTCTACATCAACTAACACAACAACAACGCTTAATCGGACCATCAATTACAACCTTAAACACGGCCTGCCTTCTCAGTATTATTAATTGCCCAGCCATATGAAACAGTTCACCTTAGATTATATTGATGTGGATTACTATAGGAGCCTTCCGTCATACATTGCCAACGACCTGATTTATTCCTAGTTGGATGCTAGCTCTTTGTGGTTTCAAATATGCTTGCGACGACCCAGGAGAAGGAAAATTTACTGAAGTTGCTAGCATTTTTTGGAATTGCAGTTTTTTTAACCTATTTTTTAGTTGCCAGGAAAATACCACCATTGCTTTTCAGTTGTATGTATGTATTAACTATTTTCTCTTTCTTCCAGTTACAATGTGCAAACAAGTTGTAGACTTATGTTGTCTAGAAGTAAGTCGTTGATTGCTTATATGTTTCCATTTggtttagaaaaataaataaagcttAATTCCTGTTAATATTGCTAAACACGTATGACTAAATAGTTAAGTCTCTGACTATGTTGTTTAGTTGTTCATAACAAGGCGACATCAAAGAAGATGGACACCTTCAGCTGTCAATCAGTCGCTGGGAGGAGCCTCCTATCGACGCGTTCTTTTGCCGGGGGAGGTCCTCCAGCGAATTGAAAAGCcataaaaatcagaaaaacaaaTATAAAACGCCACAAAAGTTACCATGTTCCTAGACATCACCCAAAAATcttgtaaaaaaatgtcacttctcAAAATTAAAAAATGCCCTCATCTTAAATAATAGAAAATGCCATCCTCacaataataaaaatgccatgataTTATAAATAAAAAATGACATGCTCTTATTAATATATGGCATGCCATCCTCTCACTATTTAAAATACCATCCTATTATAAACAAAAAATCCATGCTCTTATTAATAAAAAAAGGCTAtgcaataaaaataaaaaaatgccatccTCTCACTATTAAAAGTGCCATCCTATTATAAACAAAAATGTCATGCTCTTATTAGTAAAAATGCTATGCCATTAAAAATAAAATATGTCATCCTCTCATTATTAAAGTTAACAAAAAATGTCATGATCTTGTTAATAAAAACTGCTATGCCACTATTAAAAATGTCGTAAGCTTAATGATAAAAAATGCCATCATCACAATAATAAAAATGACGTGCTCTTATTAGTAAAACTTACCATATTGGTAAAACAAAATTGTCATCCTCTCAACAATAAAAATGTCACCCTCTTATAATGAAAAATTACATCCTCTTATAATAAAACTGCCTCGTGAGAAAGtcaaaaaaaatattatttttgggatgaaCTAAAAAACTTAAAAAAATGCCATGTTGTATATAAATATACATTTTAACATGGTGGCCACTCAAGAGAGGGCACGGGATGCGAATGATTCCTCCGGCCGAGTGGTAAAAGAAGTCTCTTGATGTCGCCGGGTAAAATCACTCCGGCCGGGATGCGAACGAAGCCTCTCAAGAGTAGCAACCTTGCTCCGCCCAAATGGGAAAAGAGAG
This region of Triticum aestivum cultivar Chinese Spring chromosome 2D, IWGSC CS RefSeq v2.1, whole genome shotgun sequence genomic DNA includes:
- the LOC123055334 gene encoding uncharacterized protein; this encodes MAPPRPACPRDVGVLRGGCRQDRRQGLPRCTEQFGKWEALEAQNLSKHTGEHWTAGRLIEGTGDDKINIPGGLCVHHRDCKPGNCCFWCLVLDLCYASIGECKKECQGHIDARLFNLPSPSN